The following are encoded together in the Serratia odorifera genome:
- a CDS encoding IgaA/UmoB family intracellular growth attenuator, which translates to MVSHPLPTTPLNDFNALDQWNELQRLASILLHTPFQAHGVITNISVDANGTRHIALHSEPDMITLWRYLGTSLLLIGVVVSLGYNAWRVVQRQRMNRRRLADIQRYYESCFNPQLTPMSLHPIA; encoded by the coding sequence CTGGTCAGCCACCCGCTGCCAACCACGCCGCTGAATGACTTTAACGCCCTGGATCAGTGGAACGAACTGCAACGTCTGGCCAGCATCCTGCTGCATACGCCTTTCCAGGCGCATGGCGTAATCACCAATATCAGCGTGGACGCCAACGGCACCCGGCATATTGCGCTGCACAGCGAACCTGACATGATCACCCTATGGCGCTATCTGGGCACCAGCCTGCTGTTGATTGGCGTCGTGGTCAGCCTTGGCTACAACGCCTGGCGGGTGGTGCAACGTCAGCGCATGAACCGCCGCCGCCTGGCCGATATCCAGCGCTATTATGAGAGCTGCTTCAACCCGCAATTGACGCCAATGTCATTGCATCCGATAGCATAA
- a CDS encoding IgaA/UmoB family intracellular growth attenuator → MKRARSGALNGVNVLLRPVSAESLENLTKSATSSFVYQETRQAAAALNSPPPGGAS, encoded by the coding sequence GTGAAACGCGCACGCTCCGGCGCGCTGAACGGCGTTAACGTACTGCTACGGCCGGTCAGTGCCGAATCGCTGGAAAACCTGACCAAATCGGCAACCTCGTCATTCGTCTATCAGGAAACACGTCAGGCCGCCGCGGCCCTCAACAGTCCGCCGCCGGGGGGGGCTTCCTGA